One stretch of Zingiber officinale cultivar Zhangliang chromosome 6B, Zo_v1.1, whole genome shotgun sequence DNA includes these proteins:
- the LOC121992080 gene encoding tetraspanin-18-like: protein MRPSLCRSCLAFALKFLHFLQTFVGASVLIYSLWVLNRWRRHDYLSFDLPDLPAPWFVCVSMGVGILICLISLIGYLAAETVYGCCLCFHAILTVMLIVLEVAVVGQLMLNKHWEEELPYDSTGELKHLRVFIEDNMDIFTWVAVCVIATQALSLLLTLILRATTAHRRVTYDSDEDFVVIRQPLLDPKGVGPSTSIDVRRSYYDNWNSRMRQKYGLNQSEFSQVSLDPKPCI from the exons atGCGTCCCAGCCTTTGCCGGAGCTGCCTTGCCTTCGCCCTCAAGTTCTTGCACTTCTTACAGACCTTCGTCGGCGCCTCCGTATTGATCTATTCCCTGTGGGTGCTCAATCGTTGGCGTCGCCATGATTACCTCAGTTTCGATCTCCCAGATCTCCCAGCGCCCTG GTTCGTGTGCGTTTCGATGGGTGTTGGGATTTTGATATGTTTGATTTCGTTGATTGGGTATCTGGCAGCTGAGACGGTTTATGGATGCTGCCTCTGTTTC CATGCAATCTTAACCGTCATGCTTATTGTACTAGAAGTGGCTGTAGTGGGGCAGCTAATGCTAAATAAGCACTGGGAAGAG GAACTTCCGTATGACTCCACTGGAGAACTAAAACATCTACGAGTGTTTATAGAAGATAACATGGATATTTTCACATGGGTTGCTGTTTGTGTCATTGCTACTCAG GCTCTCTCACTTCTGTTAACACTGATATTGCGTGCCACGACTGCTCATAGAAGGGTTACATACGACAGTGATGAAGATTTTGTTGTAATTAGGCAACCACTTTTGGATCCAAAAGGGGTAGGGCCCTCAACCTCAATTGACGTCAGGAGATCTTACTATGACAATTGGAATTCTAGGATGAGACAGAAG TATGGGCTCAACCAAAGTGAATTCTCACAAGTCTCTCTGGATCCAAAACCCTGCATTTAA
- the LOC121992078 gene encoding uncharacterized protein LOC121992078, with protein sequence MGKQITNEQRSSCPDEISGRTPMKMLISQEMCGGTESTKKPPSVIARLMGLDSIPVQKWETSKEKVRNNSYLSNGLADELHQCKHNHKEYFDVYEVEQPTKDIWIDEQSVRKARLVENSHKIRTVLVREKFLEAKRLATDGKFLDSQEFQDAVKVLNSNRDLFIKFLEESNSVFTKQPLKPQSLSLPSQTTPITVLKPSNTMDSKGNQSMGKQLLSDSDANIGKVSRRYWGTGFCEPKHDALSQRTRIVILKPSNLHTLQGTHNSSRDLIAADELVSSRKELEEVSEEEEESVSSIRKDEALSMSVLSTGYIGDESSFNRSDCVYLEDEVGSTNEYDATSSATEYSWDYINKISSPLSTSSFNQTSPSPESSVIVEAKKRLSERLSASVASNVHLRELRHLRTTSTLREMLSIPESTKQGRIEEDLTHSNKPFDAEDILNAPSASLPTFEETSQQNSLRSSLAHGIDDFNVGLSGSLMVEPTVRTVVPKSNNRKLSFKDKISSFFFSGSKNSSRDELSRAASVPDVISSFSDTFVSPHGRSTEMLMLSEGVPKEKSRKLTDFQDKSGHNSASEDMLLDAENSLSESFGGTIAARPLCRSPLIKSVRSSYLDLASTKPSNPFMVFTKADEEYEQFAFLQKLLSSSGMNSINQMLYSGWYSLDSPLNPSLLHESLHMEDGKEKSQTILSSRRLLFDSINTALLDICQSALHAAYPWTQRPVHKPRKEHHDGDAAVAEQVWAIVRKGSNGDKWISKEPCYNSNMLTKGDYCYNSNMIDRLVKEEVAGSQGDATRWLEVCEFSKEIGGKVLEELVEELLSELSHS encoded by the exons ATGGGGAAACAA ATAACAAATGAACAAAGGAGTAGTTGTCCCGATGAAATATCTGGCAGAACTCCGATGAAGATGCTAATATCACAGGAAATGTGTGGTGGCACAGAGTCTACAAAGAAGCCACCAAGTGTTATTGCGAGATTAATGGGTCTTGATTCTATACCAGTGCAGAAATGGGAGACAAGCAAGGAGAAAGTAAGAAACAATAGCTATCTTAGCAATGGTTTGGCCGATGAGCTACATCAATGCAAACACAACCACAAGGAGTATTTTGATGTATATGAAGTAGAACAACCGACGAAGGATATTTGGATCGATGAGCAATCTGTGCGGAAGGCAAGATTAGTTGAGAATTCACATAAGATAAGAACAGTCCTTGTTCGGGAGAAGTTTCTTGAAGCTAAACGCTTGGCTACTGATGGCAAGTTTCTTGATTCTCAGGAGTTCCAAGATGCAGTTAAAGTTCTAAACTCAAACAGAGATTTGTTTATTAAATTCCTGGAAGAATCCAACTCAGTGTTCACAAAACAACCCTTGAAGCCACAGAGCCTCTCTCTGCCTTCTCAGACAACTCCTATAACTGTGCTGAAACCTTCCAATACCATGGACAGTAAAGGAAACCAGTCCATGGGAAAACAGCTTTTATCTGATTCTGATGCAAATATAGGAAAGGTAAGTAGGCGTTATTGGGGCACTGGTTTCTGTGAGCCAAAGCATGATGCCTTATCTCAACGAACAAGAATAGTCATCCTAAAGCCCAGCAATTTACATACATTGCAAGGCACACATAACTCTAGTCGAGATCTGATCGCTGCTGATGAATTGGTAAGTTCAAGAAAAGAACTCGAGGAGGTaagtgaggaggaggaagaaagcgtATCTAGCATCAGAAAAGATGAAGCTTTGTCTATGTCAGTATTATCAACTGGATACATTGGTGATGAGAGCTCATTCAATAGGTCAGATTGTGTGTATTTGGAAGATGAGGTTGGCAGTACAAATGAATATGATGCTACATCTTCAGCTACAGAGTATTCATGGGATTACATCAATAAAATTAGTAGTCCACTCTCGACATCATCCTTTAATCAAACATCACCTTCTCCTGAATCATCAGTTATTGTAGAAGCCAAGAAAAGGCTTTCAGAAAGGCTATCAGCTTCTGTCGCATCCAATGTTCATCTTCGAGAACTTAGACATTTAAGAACCACAAGCACCTTACGAGAGATGCTTTCCATTCCCGAGTCAACGAAGCAAGGAAGAATTGAGGAGGACCTTACTCATTCTAATAAACCATTTGATGCAGAAGATATCCTGAATGCACCCTCAGCATCATTACCTACATTTGAAGAAACTTCCCAGCAGAATTCGTTGAGATCTTCTTTGGCTCATGGAATTGACGATTTTAATGTCGGGCTCTCTGGGTCTTTAATGGTCGAACCCACTGTTCGAACAGTGGTTCCCAAGTCAAATAACAGGAAGTTATCATTCAAGGACAAGATCTCAAGTTTTTTCTTCTCCGGAAGCAAAAATTCTAGCAGAGACGAGCTTTCTAGAGCTGCCTCAGTCCCTGACGTGATATCATCCTTCAGTGATACTTTTGTATCACCACATGGTAGATCAACTGAAATGTTGATGCTTTCTGAG GGTGTTCCCAAAGAAAAATCCAGAAAGTTAACTGACTTCCAGGATAAATCTGGCCATAATTCAGCTTCAGAAGACATGCTACTCGATGCAGAGAATAGTTTGTCAGAGTCTTTTGGAGGGACCATTGCTGCACGTCCAC TGTGTAGGTCTCCACTAATCAAATCCGTTCGCTCCTCCTACTTGGACTTGGCATCAACAAAACCTTCCAATCCTTTTATGGTTTTCACCAAGGCAGATGAAGAGTATGAGCAGTTTGCGTTCCTCCAGAAACTGCTATCTTCTTCCGGAATGAACAGCATTAACCAAATGCTGTACAGCGGGTGGTATTCACTCGATAGCCCTTTGAATCCATCTCTACTGCACGAGTCCCTTCACATGGAAGACGGGAAAGAGAAATCCCAGACGATACTCTCGAGCCGGAGGCTGTTGTTCGACTCCATAAACACAGCATTGTTAGACATCTGCCAGTCTGCATTGCACGCCGCATATCCATGGACCCAAAGGCCAGTTCACAAACCCAGAAAAGAACACCATGACGGTGATGCCGCAGTGGCAGAGCAAGTCTGGGCGATCGTTAGAAAAGGGTCGAATGGCGACAAGTGGATATCAAAGGAGCCCTGTTATAATAGCAATATGTTGACAAAAGGCGACTACTGTTATAATAGCAATATGATAGATAGATTGGTGAAGGAAGAGGTCGCAGGGAGTCAAGGAGATGCAACAAGGTGGCTGGAGGTGTGTGAATTCAGCAAGGAGATTGGTGGGAAGGTGTTGGAGGAGTTGGTCGAAGAATTACTTTCTGAATTATCCCATAGTTGA